The Breoghania sp. L-A4 sequence CGTCAACGCGGTCTGCACGGTCGGCTTTTCCGATATTCAAGCCGATGTGCATATCGTCAAGGCGGTCCTGAACGTCAAAATCTGGACGCCATAAAGCCCGAAGAGCCGCAGGGCCCGCCACGACGCCATGCTCCTTGCCGCTATCGCCTCAGGCGCTGACGCCGGCGCGGCGGGGCTTTCTTCCCCCTGCGATTTCTGAGCAGACCGTAGGCCGATCGGGCCTCGCTGCCGCGCGTGGCGGCACCCTCGCGTCTCATTGGCGCGGGGCGGCATGCGCACGTCCGTGCCTGCGCCCGTCTGCGCGCACGCGGACCCGCGCCGGTAAGATTTGCTTTACCATAAGTGACATTTGCCATTGCCATTCACCATGTTGCTTGCATATAGAACAAACATGGAACATACTATGATCATAACGTGATTATCGGGAGAGTCCCATGCTGTATCTTGCTCGTGACGTGGCTGCGTTTGGTGTCTTGGTGCTTTTCGGCCTGTCCCTTTCCGTCTGGATGGATGTGCTCGCGCGCCTGAATTGAGGCGCCGCTCGCGCGGCTGTTCATTACGCGCGGGACCGCGGATGCGACGGGTGTCTTGCGCGCCCGCAAGGCGCGCGGGTCGGGCGCGGTCTGTGTATAGCGGGCGCAACCGGCCGTTCGGCCGGGGATTGCGTGTGCCGATGCCCGGCGGGCTCTCGACACCTTCGTTGGGAGGCGGGACACTGGGGTCGAGATTCGGGCCTGCCGCCCGGATCCGCGATCTCGGGAATTTTGCGCCATGGCGGACGTCGGCTTCGTACATCTTCGGGTTCACTCCGCCTTCTCGCTGCTCGAGGGCGCGCTGCCGATCGCCAAGCTCATCAAACTGGCCCAGGCCGACGACCAGCCGGCGCTGGCGATCACCGACACGGGCAATCTCTTCGGAGCGCTGGAATTTTCCGAGAAGGCCAAGGGCGCGGGCCTGCAGCCGATCATCGGCTGCCAGATGGCGATCGATTGCGCCGACGACGACACGCCACGCCGGCAGGGCGATCATTTTCCCGAAATCGTGCTGCTGGCGGCGAGCGATCAGGGCTACGCCAATCTGGTGGAGCTGGTCAGCCGGTCGTTTCTCGACACGGAAACCGGAATTCGCCCGCATGTCGGCATCGAGGCGCTGGCCGCCAAGGCGGAGGGCATCATCGCGCTGACCGGCGGCGCGCTGGGCCTGCTCGGCCGGCCGCTGCTCGACGGCCGCGAGGATCTTGCCGAACGGCGCTTCGAGCGGCTCAAGGCCATGTTCGGCGACCGGCTCTATATCGAGCTGCAGCGCCACGGCACGGACGAGGAGCGGCGCACGGAAGCCGCCATGGTGGAGATGGCCTATCGCGGCGGCGTGCCGCTGGTGGCCACGAACGAGGCGTTCTTCCCCGGACCCGATGACTATGAGGCGCATGACGCGCTCATCTGCATCGCCGAAGGACGCGTCGTTATCGAGGACGATCGCCGCCGGCTGACACCGGAGCACTGGTTCAAGCCGCGCGCCGCCATGAGCGAGCTGTTCAGGGATCTTCCGGAAGCGATTGAGAACACCGTTGAAATCGCCCGGCGCTGTCACTGCCGCGCGCCCAAGCGCGCGCCGATCCTGCCCCGGTTCGCCGGCGCCGACGCGGATACGGCGGAAGCCGAGATCGCCGAAGCGGGCGAAATGCGCCGCCAGTCGGAGGAGGGGCTGAGGGCCCGTCTGGCGCTGCACGGCGTGGCGGAAGGGCACGAGGCGCACGAATACTGGGAGCGGCTGGAATACGAGCTCGGCATCATCGAGCGGATGAAATTTCCCGGCTACTTCCTCATCGTTGCCGACTTCATCAAATGGGCCAAGGCGCAGGGCATTCCGGTGGGGCCGGGCCGTGGTTCGGGCGCGGGCTCGGTCGTCGCCTGGGCGCTGACCATCACCGATCTCGATCCGATCCGCTTCGCGCTGCTGTTCGAGCGGTTTCTCAATCCCGAGCGTGTGTCGATGCCCGACTTCGACATCGACTTCTGCCAGGACCGCCGCGACGAGGTGATCCGCTATGTGCAACAAAAATACGGCCGCGCGCAGGTGGCGCAGATCATCACCTTCGGAACGCTGCAGGCGCGCGTGGTGCTGCGCGATGTCGGCCGGGTGCTGCAGATGCCCTACGGCCAGGTGGACCGGCTGTGCAAGCTGGTGCCGCAGAACCCGGCCAACCCCGTGACGCTGGCGCAGGCGCTGGACGACGAGCCGCGGCTGCGCGAGGCGGCCAACGAGGAGCCGATCGTCGAGAAGCTTCTGACCATGGGCCAGAAGCTCGAGGGGCTCTACCGGCACGCCTCGACCCACGCGGCGGGCATCGTCATCGGCGACCGGCCGCTGGAGCAGCTGGTGCCGCTGTACCGCGATCCGCGCTCCGACATGCCGGTCACCCAGTTCAACATGAAGTTCGTCGAGCAGGCCGGGCTGGTCAAATTCGATTTTCTCGGCCTGAAGACGCTAACGGTGCTCTCCACCGCGGTGAAGCTGGTGGCGCGGCGGGGCATCGACATCGATCTCTCAGCAGTGCCGCTGATCGACCCGCCCACCTACAAGATGCTGGCGGCGGGCGAGACGGTCGGCGTGTTCCAGCTGGAAAGCCAGGGCATGCGCCGGGCCATCGCCGGCATGCGCCCCGACCGCTTCGAGGACATCATCGCGCTGGTGGCGCTCTACCGGCCCGGCCCGATGGAGAACATTCCCACCTACAACCGGCGCAAGCACGGCGAAGAGCCGGCCGACTACATGCATCCCAAGCTCGAGCCGGTGCTCAACGAGACCCACGGCATCATCATCTATCAGGAACAGGTGATGCAGATCGCCCAGATCCTGGCCGGCTATTCGCTCGGCGACGCCGATCTGCTGCGCCGGGCCATGGGCAAGAAGATCGCGGCGGAGATGGAGGTCCAGCGCTCGCGCTTCACCGACGGCGCGGTGGAGCGCGGGGTGGACAAGAAGCAGGCGAGCACGATCTTCGATCTGGTGGCGAAATTCGCCAACTACGGCTTCAACAAGAGCCACGCCGCAGCCTACGCGCTGGTCGCCTATCACACCGCCTGGATGAAGGCCAACCATCCGGTCGAGTTTCTCGCCGCGCTGATGACGCTCGACATGGGCAACACCGAAAAGCTCAGCGATTTCCGCCGCGAGGCGCAGCGCATGGGCATCGACGTGGTGTCGCCGTCGATCAACAGCTCCTGCGTCTATTTCGACGTGCAGGAGGGCCGGATCGTCTATTCGCTCGCCGCCATCAAGGGCGTGGGCGAGCAGGTGGTCGAACACATCGAGACGGTGCGCGGCGACACGCCGTTCAAGGATATCGGCGATTTCGCCCGCCGGGTGTCGCCGCGCGTTCTCAACAAGCGTTCGCTGGAGAGCATGATCGCGGCGGGCGCCTTCGACGAGCTGGACGCCAACCGGGCGCGGCTTGTCGCCGGCATCGACCGCATCATGGGCGAGGCGCAGCGCGCGGAAGGCAACGCGACCTCGGGCCAGACGGACATCTTCGGCATGGGCGGCGAGCCCGAACCGATCCGGCTGGACCCCATGGAGCCTTGGCTGCCGGA is a genomic window containing:
- the dnaE gene encoding DNA polymerase III subunit alpha, whose protein sequence is MADVGFVHLRVHSAFSLLEGALPIAKLIKLAQADDQPALAITDTGNLFGALEFSEKAKGAGLQPIIGCQMAIDCADDDTPRRQGDHFPEIVLLAASDQGYANLVELVSRSFLDTETGIRPHVGIEALAAKAEGIIALTGGALGLLGRPLLDGREDLAERRFERLKAMFGDRLYIELQRHGTDEERRTEAAMVEMAYRGGVPLVATNEAFFPGPDDYEAHDALICIAEGRVVIEDDRRRLTPEHWFKPRAAMSELFRDLPEAIENTVEIARRCHCRAPKRAPILPRFAGADADTAEAEIAEAGEMRRQSEEGLRARLALHGVAEGHEAHEYWERLEYELGIIERMKFPGYFLIVADFIKWAKAQGIPVGPGRGSGAGSVVAWALTITDLDPIRFALLFERFLNPERVSMPDFDIDFCQDRRDEVIRYVQQKYGRAQVAQIITFGTLQARVVLRDVGRVLQMPYGQVDRLCKLVPQNPANPVTLAQALDDEPRLREAANEEPIVEKLLTMGQKLEGLYRHASTHAAGIVIGDRPLEQLVPLYRDPRSDMPVTQFNMKFVEQAGLVKFDFLGLKTLTVLSTAVKLVARRGIDIDLSAVPLIDPPTYKMLAAGETVGVFQLESQGMRRAIAGMRPDRFEDIIALVALYRPGPMENIPTYNRRKHGEEPADYMHPKLEPVLNETHGIIIYQEQVMQIAQILAGYSLGDADLLRRAMGKKIAAEMEVQRSRFTDGAVERGVDKKQASTIFDLVAKFANYGFNKSHAAAYALVAYHTAWMKANHPVEFLAALMTLDMGNTEKLSDFRREAQRMGIDVVSPSINSSCVYFDVQEGRIVYSLAAIKGVGEQVVEHIETVRGDTPFKDIGDFARRVSPRVLNKRSLESMIAAGAFDELDANRARLVAGIDRIMGEAQRAEGNATSGQTDIFGMGGEPEPIRLDPMEPWLPEEKLQREHAAVGFYLSAHPLDEYRGVLERMRVQLWSEFEASVKRGSGAGRLAGTVTQLQERRTRTGNKMGIVRISDPTGQYEAVMFSETLAKFRDQLVVGRSVVLLVAAEMKDEGIGVRIQSVEPLDVAANRVQKSLRVFLRDGQAVQSLKRHLGARGDGDVSVVLLLDNGAREVEVKLRGRYQVSPPIASALKAVPGVVQVQMV